From Cervus canadensis isolate Bull #8, Minnesota chromosome 28, ASM1932006v1, whole genome shotgun sequence, one genomic window encodes:
- the LOC122429221 gene encoding placental prolactin-related protein 3-like encodes MAPAPSFCGHQWTYNPVRGPCLVLLLVLSNLLLCQGNLCPTCGPDVFGVPLKFLRKTFSRVSSLSHDMRNLTTIMLNEFEEKYPQSKSECINTINDCHTNSLHAPQEREMAEEMNNEDLTKWILMLQYVWTTPMFDLGTDHQIKKDLSDTIISSVLENIEKSSRLRRILERRFRQMIRPIRQKLTEDRMYWAGYRFLVSRDEDVRHSALYNLFKCLRSDSRKVDMYSKILACRISDQC; translated from the exons gGCCCTGCCTGGTCCTGCTGCTGGTTCTGTCAAATCTGCTCCTGTGCCAAGGCAATTTATGCCCAACCTGCGGTCCTGACGTGTTTGGCGTCCCCCTGAAGTTCCTTAGAAAAACGTTTAGCCGTGTCTCCAGCCTGTCCCATGACATGCGTAACCTTACCACAATAATGTTAAATGAGTTT GAAGAAAAGTATCCCCAGAGTAAATCGGAGTGTATCAATACCATCAATGACTGCCACACCAATTCCCTCCATGCtcctcaagaaagagaaatggccGAAGAGATGAAT AATGAAGACCTTACTAAGTGGATACTCATGTTACAGTACGTCTGGACTACTCCTATGTTTGATCTAGGCACTGACCATCAGATTAAGAAAGACCTCTCAGATACTATCATATCAAGTGTCTTAGAGAATATTGAAAAATCATCCAGACTTCGAAGAATCTTAGAGAGGCGTTTCAGACAG ATGATTCGACCAATCAGGCAGAAGTTGACCGAGGATCGCATGTACTGGGCAGGATACCGATTCCTGGTGTCCAGGGATGAAGATGTACGTCATTCTGCACTTTATAACCTGTTCAAGTGCCTACGCAGCGATTCACGTAAAGTTGACATGTACAGCAAGATCCTGGCGTGCCGAATCAGCGACCAGTGCTAA